Proteins from a genomic interval of Gammaproteobacteria bacterium:
- a CDS encoding NADH-quinone oxidoreductase subunit B: MGIEGILKKGIVTTSADKLINWARTGSLWPMTFGLACCAVEMMHAGASRYDLDRFGIIFRPSPRQSDVMIVAGTLVNKMAPALRKVYDQMAEPRWVISMGSCANGGGYYHYSYAVVRGCDRIVPVDIYIPGCPPTAEALLYGIIQLQNKIKRTNTIARL, translated from the coding sequence GTGGGAATAGAAGGTATCCTAAAAAAAGGCATCGTGACCACCAGTGCTGATAAATTAATCAACTGGGCGCGTACCGGTTCGCTTTGGCCAATGACATTTGGTTTGGCTTGCTGCGCTGTCGAGATGATGCACGCCGGAGCGTCGCGTTACGATCTGGATCGTTTTGGCATTATTTTTCGCCCGAGCCCGCGCCAATCAGATGTGATGATTGTTGCCGGAACCCTGGTGAATAAAATGGCACCCGCACTGCGCAAAGTTTATGATCAAATGGCTGAGCCGCGCTGGGTGATCTCAATGGGTTCATGTGCAAACGGTGGCGGTTACTACCACTACTCATACGCGGTCGTTCGTGGCTGCGATCGCATCGTACCAGTCGATATCTATATTCCAGGCTGCCCACCAACGGCTGAAGCACTGCTGTATGGGATTATCCAGTTGCAGAATAAGATTAAAAGAACGAATACAATTGCTCGTTTGTAA
- the nuoF gene encoding NADH-quinone oxidoreductase subunit NuoF, with the protein MANEVCFRLNHLDKSWTLDVYQANGGYDVWKKILKEKTSPDEIIDELKISALRGRGGAGFPTGLKWSFMPRNTPGQKYIVCNSDEGEPGTFKDRDILRYNPHQLIEGMAIAGYTIGATQGYNYIRGEFYEPIERFQSAIEEARSAGLLGKNIMGSGIDFDLEFHAGGGAYVCGEETALIESIEGKKGQPRFKPPFPASFGLYGCPTTINNTETLASVPMILKNGGKWFLELGKPNNGGSKIFAVSGHVNKPGNYEVPMGTPFSALLEMAGGVRDGHKLKAVIPGGSSTPILPGDVMMDATMDYDGISKAGSMLGAGSVIVIDDSTCMVKALARISYFYYEESCGQCTPCREGTGWLSRIVNRIENGQGRPEDLDLLCNVSRAIEGHTICALGEAAAAPVTSFVKQFREEFEYHIEHKKCMVGGAG; encoded by the coding sequence ATGGCAAATGAAGTCTGCTTCCGGCTCAATCACCTTGATAAGTCATGGACGCTCGATGTCTATCAGGCAAACGGTGGTTATGATGTGTGGAAAAAAATCCTGAAGGAAAAAACCTCTCCGGATGAAATTATTGATGAGTTGAAAATATCCGCTCTTCGTGGTCGAGGTGGTGCAGGCTTCCCAACGGGCTTGAAGTGGAGCTTTATGCCACGTAACACGCCGGGACAAAAATATATTGTTTGTAACTCGGATGAGGGTGAGCCAGGAACATTCAAAGACCGTGATATTCTCCGTTACAACCCGCACCAGCTGATTGAGGGTATGGCAATTGCTGGCTATACAATCGGTGCTACCCAAGGATATAACTATATTCGTGGTGAGTTTTATGAGCCAATTGAGCGTTTCCAGTCAGCGATTGAAGAGGCGCGTTCAGCCGGGCTTCTCGGTAAAAATATTATGGGTTCAGGTATCGATTTTGACCTTGAATTTCATGCAGGCGGCGGTGCTTATGTTTGTGGTGAAGAGACGGCACTGATAGAGTCGATAGAGGGTAAAAAAGGTCAGCCGCGCTTCAAGCCACCCTTTCCGGCAAGCTTCGGCCTCTATGGCTGCCCAACGACGATTAACAACACCGAAACACTGGCTTCTGTGCCAATGATTCTTAAAAATGGTGGCAAGTGGTTCCTTGAGCTGGGCAAGCCAAATAATGGCGGCAGTAAGATTTTTGCAGTATCTGGCCATGTTAACAAACCTGGCAATTATGAAGTGCCAATGGGCACGCCATTTTCTGCGCTGCTTGAAATGGCCGGTGGTGTGCGTGACGGCCATAAGCTTAAGGCTGTCATTCCTGGTGGCTCATCGACGCCTATTCTGCCAGGTGATGTGATGATGGATGCCACTATGGATTATGATGGTATATCCAAAGCAGGCTCTATGCTGGGTGCTGGATCTGTCATCGTGATTGATGACTCGACCTGCATGGTCAAGGCGCTGGCGCGCATATCTTATTTCTACTACGAAGAGTCATGTGGGCAGTGCACCCCGTGCCGTGAAGGTACGGGTTGGTTGTCACGCATTGTCAACCGGATAGAGAATGGTCAAGGTCGTCCAGAAGATCTGGACCTCCTTTGCAATGTCTCTAGGGCGATAGAGGGGCATACTATATGTGCCTTGGGCGAAGCTGCTGCGGCTCCGGTTACTAGTTTTGTTAAGCAGTTCCGTGAAGAGTTTGAATACCACATCGAACACAAAAAGTGTATGGTCGGTGGAGCCGGTTAA
- a CDS encoding NADH-quinone oxidoreductase subunit D, translated as MSEIRNYTLNFGPQHPSAHGVLRLVLEMNGETIERADPHIGLLHRGTEKLAETKPFNSNLPYMDRLDYVSMMCNEHAYVMCLEKMLGLEVPERAQYIRVMFDEITRILNHLLWLGAHALDIGAMTVFLYAFREREDLMDCYEAVSGARLHAAYYRVGGVYRDLPGNMPHYEPSKWHNAKEVAKMNENRQGSLLDFIEDFTARFPTYVDEYETLLTDNRIWKQRTVGIGVVTPERALQLGFTGPMIRGSGIEWDLRKKQPYEVYDKLDFDIPVGKEGDCYDRYLVRVEEMRQSNHIIKQCVTWLRNNPGPVILQDHRFAAPAREEMKGDMESLIHHFKLFTEGYCVPAGEAYAAVEHPKGEFGIYMVSDGANKPYRIKIRAPGFAHIAATDEMSRGHMLADVVAVIGTQDIVFGEVDR; from the coding sequence ATGTCGGAGATTCGCAACTACACTCTTAATTTCGGCCCTCAGCATCCCTCAGCTCATGGTGTATTACGTCTGGTGCTGGAGATGAATGGTGAGACCATTGAGCGGGCTGATCCCCATATTGGCCTACTGCATCGCGGTACTGAGAAGCTGGCGGAAACAAAACCATTTAACTCCAATTTGCCTTATATGGATCGTCTAGATTACGTCTCGATGATGTGTAATGAGCACGCCTATGTGATGTGCTTGGAAAAAATGCTTGGCTTGGAAGTGCCCGAGCGGGCACAGTACATCCGTGTAATGTTTGATGAAATTACGCGCATTTTGAATCACCTGCTGTGGTTAGGTGCGCATGCACTGGATATTGGGGCCATGACTGTGTTCCTCTACGCATTTCGTGAACGCGAAGACCTGATGGATTGCTATGAAGCGGTCTCGGGTGCGCGACTTCATGCCGCCTATTACCGTGTGGGCGGCGTTTATCGGGACCTCCCCGGTAACATGCCGCACTACGAACCTTCCAAGTGGCACAATGCCAAGGAAGTGGCAAAGATGAATGAAAATCGCCAGGGATCTTTGCTCGATTTTATCGAAGATTTTACGGCGCGCTTCCCGACTTATGTTGATGAATATGAAACGCTACTGACCGATAATCGAATCTGGAAGCAACGTACCGTGGGTATCGGTGTGGTGACACCTGAGCGTGCATTACAACTAGGCTTTACCGGGCCGATGATTCGAGGCTCAGGTATCGAGTGGGATCTGCGCAAAAAACAACCTTACGAAGTATATGACAAGCTGGATTTTGATATTCCAGTGGGTAAAGAGGGTGACTGCTACGATCGCTATCTGGTACGCGTTGAAGAGATGCGCCAGTCAAACCACATTATCAAACAATGTGTTACGTGGCTTCGCAACAATCCGGGGCCGGTTATATTGCAGGATCACCGCTTTGCAGCTCCTGCCCGTGAGGAGATGAAGGGTGATATGGAGTCGTTGATTCACCACTTTAAGCTCTTTACCGAGGGTTACTGCGTGCCTGCGGGCGAGGCGTATGCGGCTGTTGAACACCCCAAGGGTGAGTTTGGTATCTATATGGTTTCAGACGGCGCCAATAAACCTTATCGGATAAAAATAAGAGCACCCGGTTTTGCTCATATTGCTGCAACAGATGAGATGTCACGTGGCCACATGCTGGCTGATGTGGTTGCTGTGATCGGGACGCAAGATATTGTATTTGGGGAGGTTGACCGTTGA
- the nuoE gene encoding NADH-quinone oxidoreductase subunit NuoE — protein MSSQTTTTLSDAVIAEIDKCVAKYPAEQKQSAVMGALHLVQDASDGSLTTELMDAVADYLEMPAIAVYEVATFYSMYELKPVGKHKISICTNISCLLCGSDKIVDHLNDKLGIKFGQTTGDGQFTLKEVECLGACGGAPMFQIGKTYYENLTAEKVDQILDSLD, from the coding sequence TTGAGCTCACAGACTACTACCACTCTTTCTGACGCTGTCATCGCTGAGATCGATAAGTGTGTTGCTAAGTACCCGGCAGAGCAGAAACAGTCTGCTGTGATGGGTGCTCTTCATTTGGTTCAGGATGCAAGTGATGGCTCGCTGACAACAGAACTAATGGATGCGGTGGCTGATTATCTTGAAATGCCTGCCATTGCTGTCTATGAGGTGGCGACGTTCTACTCAATGTATGAACTCAAGCCTGTTGGTAAGCACAAAATTTCTATTTGTACCAATATCTCTTGCCTTCTCTGTGGCTCAGACAAAATTGTTGATCATCTCAATGATAAGTTGGGTATTAAATTTGGTCAGACGACCGGTGATGGGCAATTTACTCTGAAAGAGGTTGAGTGCCTTGGTGCATGCGGTGGGGCGCCAATGTTTCAGATTGGCAAGACATATTACGAGAATCTGACCGCTGAAAAAGTAGATCAGATTCTGGATAGCTTGGATTAA
- a CDS encoding NADH-quinone oxidoreductase subunit C produces the protein MGNENTKLASQLSEQFDGLIESSVVALGETTIEISSSNMLQIFQTLRDESAFNFDQLIDLCGVDYSAYGCAEWETVAATAEGFSRGVERDQTGVPAFEKSAWTKPRFAVVYHLLSVANNQRLRVRVFADDTVPQVESVTSIWSCADWFEREAFDLYGILFAGHPDLRRLLTDYGFIGHPFRKDFPLLGTVEMRYDDEKKRVVYEPLQTELRVLVPRVIRDDRYNETAEEK, from the coding sequence ATGGGTAACGAAAATACAAAGTTGGCGTCGCAATTAAGCGAGCAATTTGATGGTTTGATAGAATCCTCAGTTGTCGCTTTAGGTGAAACCACCATTGAAATATCAAGTAGCAATATGTTGCAGATATTTCAAACGCTGCGTGATGAGTCTGCATTTAATTTCGATCAATTGATCGACCTTTGTGGTGTGGACTACTCAGCATACGGCTGTGCCGAGTGGGAGACTGTTGCGGCGACTGCCGAGGGGTTTAGTCGCGGCGTTGAACGTGACCAAACCGGTGTTCCAGCGTTCGAGAAATCGGCTTGGACTAAACCACGATTTGCGGTGGTTTATCACCTTCTTTCCGTTGCTAACAATCAACGCCTGCGGGTTAGGGTGTTTGCTGATGATACGGTGCCGCAAGTTGAATCAGTCACCTCTATCTGGAGTTGTGCAGATTGGTTTGAGCGTGAGGCATTTGACCTCTATGGCATCCTGTTTGCGGGTCATCCTGATCTGCGTCGCCTATTGACCGATTATGGGTTTATTGGCCACCCCTTCCGCAAAGATTTCCCACTGCTTGGTACCGTAGAGATGCGTTACGATGACGAGAAAAAACGTGTCGTTTATGAGCCGTTACAGACAGAGCTTCGTGTGCTTGTTCCTCGTGTGATTCGCGATGATCGCTATAACGAAACTGCCGAGGAAAAATAG
- a CDS encoding NADH-quinone oxidoreductase subunit A, whose product MLTEYLPILIFLIFGVIFGVVPIALGYYAGPNNPDDAKLSPYECGFEAFEDSRTKFDVRFYLVAILFIIFDLEIAFLFPWAVVLEEIGMFGYLAMTMFLGILVIGFIYEWKKGALEWE is encoded by the coding sequence ATGTTGACAGAATATCTACCCATTCTTATTTTTCTAATATTTGGCGTTATCTTTGGCGTGGTGCCCATTGCTCTTGGGTATTATGCAGGGCCAAATAATCCTGATGATGCAAAGCTATCCCCCTACGAGTGCGGCTTTGAGGCATTTGAAGATTCTCGCACAAAGTTTGATGTGCGATTTTATCTTGTTGCAATCCTATTTATTATTTTTGATTTGGAAATCGCCTTCTTGTTTCCATGGGCCGTTGTTCTAGAAGAGATAGGTATGTTTGGCTATCTGGCAATGACGATGTTTCTTGGGATTTTGGTGATTGGATTTATTTACGAGTGGAAGAAAGGGGCCTTGGAGTGGGAATAG